In Marinobacter sp. LQ44, the following are encoded in one genomic region:
- a CDS encoding TIGR01244 family sulfur transferase: MDIRKIDETLSVAPQISVQDVAEIARLGFRTLVANRPDREEPGQPAMADIEAAAQEHGLEWVFLPVESGNITDQDVDRFAPMIRNAEKPVLAFCRSGTRCTVLWALSAARETQPEEILSKAHRAGYDITGLIPRLAQQAGKH, from the coding sequence GTGGATATCAGAAAGATTGATGAAACCCTATCGGTAGCCCCCCAGATTTCGGTTCAGGATGTTGCCGAAATTGCCAGGCTCGGCTTCCGGACCCTGGTTGCAAATCGCCCTGACCGTGAAGAGCCCGGCCAACCCGCCATGGCAGACATCGAAGCGGCGGCGCAGGAACATGGCCTGGAGTGGGTATTTCTTCCGGTGGAGTCTGGCAATATCACCGATCAAGACGTTGACCGGTTTGCGCCGATGATCCGGAATGCCGAGAAACCCGTACTGGCCTTCTGTCGGTCTGGAACCCGCTGTACCGTGCTGTGGGCCCTCAGTGCCGCACGGGAAACCCAGCCGGAGGAGATTCTGTCCAAAGCTCATCGCGCCGGATATGACATCACGGGCCTTATACCGCGACTGGCACAGCAGGCTGGCAAGCATTAA